The window TCATATAAAATGCATGAACCATCTTAGTGTTCTTTCACAGAACCATACAAAACTTCTGTTGACTCTATATGACAACACTTGTACAATCTGAAATGCAGATAAAAACATTAAGATGAAGGATTAAAAAGTTAGTGCAGGTTCAAGAGCCAATGCCATAAAATGACCAATGGTGCCATTAGATCAGGGGTGGCAAAATTACAGCTCCTGGATCAACCACAGCTCATTGCCCATTTTTTAGTTGCCCAGggtgaaatttaaatttgaaatggaaCATGACAGGAGAGAggtaggtgagaattgatagccaattctcacctttcctctctcctgtcctcctatctatATCCAATTAACTACCTTTTGTCTGCTGTTCTGTACTCCCCATGCCACGcagtttcttcccttctccccagcatattttcattcagatgcctgccttttTTTTGGTCATATGCCTTCGGCTTGGGTCAGTGACTGCCTGCCTGGGACAGGGACCGATCGTTCAGGAACCGATCGTTCAGGACTGCtggtaacacaatattaataaattttaacaatttttggTTATTATTatattaaagttcataatattactattttaaaattataaactaCATTTTATCAAAACCATCGCTATATAAAACCATGTTATACAGGGTATGCttgtactttgaagaagggctcaagcccagtaAGTCAgttatatttctttacctcctatggatgctgtgagacctgctgagttccaccatctttgtgtttttacttccaatAATATCAGTCTCAGTCTCATTTGTCAGTTCAAATGAGGTGCTTGGTATATTAGGTTGACAGAGAGAGTAAAAGATGGACAATGCCATGTCCAGACCAAAAATGCCATGATTTTTAAAGTGCCATTAATAAAGCCTGGGAGCCTACAGCATGCCacctgacacccccccccccctctactctccccccccccccccctctactctccccgccccccccccctctactctccccccccccccctctaccctccccccccatctcaAAGCTGTGCAGAGGAAAATAATTAAATTCATTAGGGAAATTTAAGTCATAATTAAAGAGAAAGCAGTCCAATAGCACTACACTGAGCCTGTGCTGGCAATTTTGGAAAGTAAGAAAAAGGGAAAATTCAGAAGTTTAATGGTAACACCTACTCACAAGTTGCTTTTGGCTGTTGGTGCCTCATTGCTTACAGACATCTGATAGTAAGTTTGCTCATCAACTCCATCATGATTTGAGTTAAGAGAGTAGTGGCGAGCTAATCAAACTGTTTGCAAACAGATGATAAATGATCATTTTattttaaccctaaccctacagtatatttttgttaatacaaagtaataaaataaatgttctcttttATTAAACCTTTGGTAGATTAAACAGTGTGACAAAACTTTCAGTGATCATTTTTTAAACTCTTGCTCAAAGGCTTAACAATTTCTATTCAGATACACTCCTGTACAATAACAAGTCAATGTTATATCACATAATTGTGAATAATTTTCCTTATTTGTCCAACATCTATATCCAAGATTCaaagcccaatttactttgtgcCTGAGACTGAAGCAAAACAATTTTGGTTCGGCAGTAGTACAGTACACGTGTTTTGCAATGTAAACGACACAAAAATACTTCCAGACAATAATATCACAAGGAACAATGTCTTCAGGATGCCAGGATTTTAAAATGGCAATCACTCCGAGCAGTCCAGTTCTTGTTAGGGTCATCAAATCTGattaaaaccatataaccatttacggacctATGCAAATTTTCACAActttttatttcaattaattcACGTCTTCATCaagtattccccccccccccaacccaacccttCCAGGACTAGTTCTTGATCAGTGCTCAGAAAATGTACtcaattatttttgttatttttaagaTCACTTGGATCTTGCTTTGTGAGTTTGTGATTTCTTtaaatggtagtgaaattatcaggtaacttcagaagggaaggggggggggttagaatTTGTAGTATCGTATaatagttattttaaaaaaatctttttcaattagccatatGTTGCAATTGTCGAAGTGTTTGCTACTTTTTTTCTGTCTGACTTATGATATTGAGTTTATATATCATAGTTTTACTTTTCTTATTTAACTTTTttctgtatattcctttttatgttccCTTTGATTAATCTTGtgtactatttctgtaaaattcaataaaaatattgaaaaagaaatcaaGATCTTTGAAATCGATAATGATATTGCTGGGATATTCTCCACAAGGGTCATCATGATGAAAATTGCACAGGACAAGGATTACAATTTGGCGGATGACAACTACCTTTTTTCCCCTCCCAAACTGGGTGAAGTCGAGGGAGTTCCTTTCAAGTATAGCAATCTTTTCATGACCCCTTTCTGCTCACCTGGAAAAGCCCTTTCCGCAGCTGATGCAGATGTAGGGTTTGCCCACTGCTCCATCGTGGGACCGAATGTGATAGGTCATCCGGTCCTTCCGTTTGAAACGCTGGTGACAAATGGGGCATTCAAATGGTTTTTCCCCCGAATGCGAGAGCTTGTGGCGGTTCAAATGGTAAACATCTCTGAAAGCTTTGCCGCAGAGCTCACAGGCCACATTTTTCCTCATTCTGCCTCTCTTCCGGGGACTGTCGAGGCTGCTCGAAGAGGCCAGCAGGTTGTCCCCGAGTCCTGGAAGCTGATTCTCCCCCGACCCCAGTTCCACGTTCAGCCCGGTGTGCTGCGCCTCGTGGAGCAGGAGGCGATTGGCATTCTTGAACACCTTCCCGCAGAAGCTGCAGGGGTAAAACCCCTCGTCCCTCATGGCCAGCGGGGCCGTGAGCAGCGGCAGGTCGAACAAAGGAGCCTTCCGAGGGCGCCCACGCCCCCTCTTGACCGCCTTGGCGTGGTCGATCCCCACGGAGTTCACCGGAGCCTGGAACTGACCCGCCACAAGTGTCGGGGGGGCAGGCGAAGTCACCAGGCCATCCATCACAGGGAGTGAAGCCTGCAGGGGCGGCAGGACAGGAGCTGGGGCACCCGGGCTCCCTACCTTGACATCACCGGCACCCTGCAGGTGACCGTTTTCTCCCACAAAGTTGCCATTGGCACAAGCAGCGGCAGCAGCCAAGTCCAGGGCGAAGCTGAAGTCCACGTTGGCCGGGCGGAAGACCATCATGTCTCCCCTGGCCGGGGGCACCATGATCTGGACGTTCGACTGCTTGATGACCTCCTGGCAAATCTCGATGACCGACCTCATGAGCAGGAACTTGGCGGCCGTCATGAGCTCGGGGAAGCTCTCAAGCCTCACCACGATGCGGGAGGTGTAGGCGAAGTCCAGGATGTCCCTGAAGACCTTGGCGCTGATGGTGTGCATCTCCAGCTCGCGGCCTTGGGCCTCGTCGACGGGCGAGCCGAACACCGACTCGAAGTAGTCGCTGCAGGCGGCCAGCACGGCCTTGTGAGCAGGGAAGCTCTCGTCGCCCACCCGCAGCACCACGTCGCAGAAACGGCCGCCGTTCTTCCTCTGGCCGTTGAGCTTCTTCAACATGTCGGCGCTATGCTGGCTCACCTGGTAGGTGTAGCTGTTCCAGGACTGCTCGGCAGCCCTTTCCATCGCCTCCGCCGAGTCCGAGCCCGAGCCGCGACGGGGTGAAAAACGGCCCCCCCCTCCAACTCCGCCGCTGAACAGCGCGGTCGGCAAGCAGGCCGATTTAAAAAGGAGCGCGCGGGGCAGAGCTCCGCCTGCCGccgaggaaggagggaaggaaggccGCTCAGCGAAGGCCGGCGAGCGCTCGGCGCCGCTTTTGTTCCCCTCTCAGCCGCCGGGCCCTGGCGCCGCGGGAGGCTCGGCAACATGGCAGCGCGGCGCTTCCTGTCAACTGCGACCCCTCCCGGGGGCCCGGGGAGGCACTGGCTGAGGTCGGGCttggaccggggggggggggggggggtgttgtgatggggggtggcattggcaCAAGGCTGAGGGACGGAGTCGCTGGCTCTGAGCAGTGGGAAACTCCGCCTGAGATTGAGAGGCGCTGGGTGGTGGTGAGGGACTTGCGTGGGAAACCGGCTGCGCCAGACGCTATCTGGATGGTGGTTACTGGCTCAGGAGGAGGAACGCTGGCTTCGACGGTCATGACGGGGAAATGGCTGCGGGAATCACCATCTGGATGGTGGTCATTGGCTCAGGAAGACTCTCTGGATGGTGGACTGGCCCAGAACGAGGGATATTGGATCAAGACGAGAGTCACTGGCTGAAGATGAGGGAACGAGGAGTGCACAAAGGTGCTGAGAAtcttagcaggtcacgcagcatccataagaagtaaaaagCAGTAGGTCATTTCGGGCCCGAGGACTCGAGTGAGTGAACACCAGCTGAGAACGGGAGATGCTGGGAAGCAATGACTTGGAGCAGGGAATACCAGCTGAGGTTGTTCAAGGATGGCAGAACTGGCTGAGGATGGGCAACACTGATTCACAGAAGATCCTGACACGAGGTAGACCATACTGGTTCAGAGTAAAAGAACGGGGTCACTCACTGAGGAAGAACAATGGAAGTAGACTGAAAATTAGGGGCTCGGGTCAGAGGACACTGGCTGAGGATGGGAGAATTGCTAGAATGGCAGATGTAGATAGGACAGGATACATTGGCATGGGCAGAGGACACTGCCTCAAACTGGAGTACTGGTTGAGGGTGGGAGTGACCCTTGGAGGTTGGGGTTGCTGGATGGGAGACTGTTCGAGGATAGGGGACTCTGGCTCAAGATGGGGAATATTAACTAAGGGCAGGAGACATTCAGTGTGGGCCAGGCTGGACCAGGGTAGAAAATGCTAGTTAATTACAGAGGGAGAACACTTGCTGAGCATGAGTAAGTCATTATTATCATTGTGTAAGAAAACACAATGAAACTAAAAGATACTGGCTCAGAATGGAGGCCACAGAAGGACTGGATACACTGGTTCAGGCAGGGTAAACTGGCTCAGAACTGGGGTTTCTAGATTTATGTGGGAGATACCAGCTCACAATGAAGCATTCTGGTTCAGGATAGAGGGAGAAGACACAATGAGGTGGGGCGTTCTGACTGAGGAAGGGGACACTCATTAAGGATAAGGAGAAACTGGCTCGAAGCTTGAGGCCACTAAGTCTGAGATACTGGCTCACTGTGGAGGACAGTTAGAAAGTGGGGGAACACTGGTTCAGTGGATACCAAGTAGATACAGGGGAGGCACTGGCTCTTGAAGCCACTGGTTAAGGACAGAGTTCCTGGTTCAGCAGTACATGAAGCACTGGAAGACTATAGATGCAGGAGGAGATAAAATTGGACTTTGCATGATAATTTTACATATTGTAAACTGTACACATGCACCGAAGCATTTACCGGAGCTGAACAGGAACtttgtaaacaaaaatgaaagaaattacaaaaaaaacaatggtatacttcattgaattaaaaagagataataaatataaaatgtcgTATGTAGCAGCCTGTGCACGGAGACATGGACTGGaccacaaaatggccaatgaacaCGGCGACTGAGTGGTCCTGGGAGTGACATCGACTGTCATCTTAGGTGACCTCCGCACggtggaagatggggaactctggcaggaATGCTGGCCAATGCCAGGCTGGTGCTCCGCTGGCACGGGGCCTTGACATCAgcccctggggcccatataagtgcggtggccagagcaataaaccagcctTGTTTTCCAAAGCTTTGGTGTACGTGTCGTTCTCCACGCTCGTGTCATGTGAACACTACATTattggacccaaagatgatggATCAAGCAAGCGACCATCCATGTGGTCTCTCACTCAGGTTCCCAATGTTTTGGgcgtcgcagccacacgtgtgaTTTGCAGGCTgcggctcagttccagcttcggcACATCACTGCCACTGACATCCACTATTTTAACTTCGTGAGCGCTCTTGATCAGGACGGTGGCAAGTATCATAGATTTCCTACAGCAGTCTCCGGAGGAAGGCAAATACGTGGACCTCAAAAAGCTGTTCACCCGCACTTTTGGGCTCTCCTGGCATGAGCACACACCTAATTGCTGAATATGGACGGATCGGGGGACGGCCCTGACTgccttaatgaatgagatgctcgcttTAACAGAGgtccacaagccttgcctgctctttgagcagatctttctggaacaGCTGCCCGAAGATATTAGAGTCTTGCTCACGGTCAAGGAATTCAGCGACCCTCGGAGGGTCACGACCAAGGCATACATGCTCTGAAGAGCGAAGGACACCAGTGCTGTCATAGCAAGTGCTGTCTGAGCCCCATGAATAGCCACCAGTGGAGAGACAGCGATGTCTCCCATTCTGCGGGTTTCTGGAAACGCCCTGGCCAACTGTTGTTGATGGCTGCGGCGGTTGGCCCACATGATAGCCTCCTCTATGCCTGGGACTCCTTGTTGGGCAGGCGTTTCCTGGTCAATACTGTTGAGATAAGCGTTTACCCCCTCCATGCCTTGACACCTGCAATGGCAAGTAGGGCCCAccactgagggcagccaacagctctTCCATTTGGACTTTCGGGACTTGCGTCCCTTCAGTTTGGCAACAGCTGCTTTACATGGACCTTCACTCTCGTAGCAGTGGCACATCCACTCCTGGGGACCAACTTCCTTCGTGCCCACTGCTTGCTTGTTGACCTTAAGGGATGACACTTAGTGCACAccagaacttttcagactctgcctctgggggaagccaaactaccTGCCCCCCTCTTTTGTGGTGCCACAGTTCTCAGTGGCTGTTCCAAAGCATGGAGTAAGGCATCACATTTTGACCAAAGGGACCCCCGCTCCATGCCAAAGCATGCCGACTCCCTCCCAAAAAGCTCAACCTAGAGAAGGAGGAGtctaagaaaatggaggagctggggattgaGAGGTGTGGTGACAGTCCCTGGGTCCCTCCCCTCCACAAGATGCCCAAATCAGCGgcgtgggggggtgaggggttggAGATCATGCAGCAACTACCACCACCACAACGGGGCCACCTTGTCCGACAGATCCATTCTTATATTTTACATATTCTTGTatgtgccccatatccaagactttgccAGCAACCTGCATGGgtgttctccaaagtggacctcatccggggataccaccaaatcccagttcatccccaggacatccccaagactgcaatcataactccctttggcttgtttgaatttcttgcatgcccttcagtctaaagaacaCAGCACCAACTTTTCAATGGCTGATGGACGCAGTGAGCCGGGACCTtccatttgcattcatctatttaGACGATATCCTCATCATCAGCCACAAAGACCACTccgcccacctgagacaactgcaCTCGGTTGAGTGAGTTCAGGCTGACGATCAACCCCACTAAGTGCCAATTCTGTCTGGACACCAgtgacttcctgggccataggaTAAACAGACATAGGGCTACACCCCTCCACAAGAAGGTCGAAGTGATCCGGCACTTCACTAGGTCATTCACAttaaaagggctacaggaattcgcGAGTGTGATTAAAtttttaccacaggttcataaCAGCAGGTGCACACATCATGCACTGATGGCATGCAAATCAAAAGACATTACTTGGGACGATGATTCTTCCAGGGCgttccagaatgccaaagacGCATTGGCCAACtccaccctcctggtccaccccagacCTGAGGCACCTACTGCCCTGACAGTCAAcacttccagcacagcagtaggggggtGCTGGAACAGCTCATTCagggccagtggcaacccctAACCATTTTTAGCCAGCACCTCCACCTCCCAGCACTTTTGTCAGAGTTATTAGTGTTGTACCTGGTGGTAAAACATttccgttactttttggaagCCAGCAATTCAAGGTCTTTATCCATCACAAGCCGTTAACCTTCGCCTTTCGTAAGGTATTGGACCCGTGGTCGGCCcaacaacagagacacttgtcctatGTGTCCAAATTTACCAGACATTCAGCACATTATGGGCAAAAGCAACATGGTAGCCAATGCTGTCACACCCCCTGATCGAGTCCATACATGCCCTGTCCAAGGGGTTGATTTCGTAGCCCTTGCCAAAGCACAGCAGCAGGACCTTGAGGTTTCTCCCCACCCCTGTATAGTACAGCTGTCTCCGGCCTCAGGGTGAAGGATGTCCCCGTcagcccaggtaacctgacactgctaTGCGACTTCTCTACCAGCAACCCCTGCTCCCTCGTTCTAGCTGCACGGAAGTGACAGCTTTTCGATGCCATCCACAACCTCATGCACCCCGCAATCTGTGCCATGGTCAAAATGGTGGCTGGCAGGTTTATCTGATGTGGCCTCCATAAACATCAGGCAGTGGGCTAAAACCTGCACGAACTGTCAGTCCAGTGGGGCACAGGTTCAGCCATGTACACATCGACAAAGTGGGATTATTACCAGTTTCCCATGGGGCGagatacctcttgaccatggtTGACTGCTCCACATAGAGgttgataccaccacagaaacctgcgcCAGGGCACTCCGATACATGGGTGTCCAGATTTGGTGTCCCAGAATACCTTACCTCAGATGGGGGACACAATTCACCACTGAGCTCTGGGCAGTGCTGGCTAACATTTtggggacacagctccaccacaccacagtgtatcaccctcaggccaatggctTGGTGGAGCACTTTCACAGGCatctcaaggcagccttgatgacCTGACTgaagggtcccaactgggtggacaaactggcTTGAGTTCTGCTGGGGATTCGTACCGTGCCAAAGGAGGACTTCAATGTCTCAGTGGCAGAGATGGTCTACAGCGGACTTTTGATCATTCCCAGGGAGTTCCTGGCCCCTGGTAAATGCCCAGAAGACTCCACGGGAACCCTTGAGAACCTGCAGCAAAAATTGGGTTCCTTGGTCCCCCATCACATGGGCAGCCCAAACATAACATCCCCAGGGACTTATAAACTTGTCAGTACATATTTGTGAGAAAGGTCGTACACCAGTTGCCCCAACGACTCCCCTACGAGGGGCTCTACAAGGTCATCAGGGATGACAGTTCCACCTTCATCCTTGACATCAgcagtaaggaggagacttttaccatCGACCACCTGAAACCAGCACGTCTGGACAGTAAGAAGCTGGACGCCATTCCTCCCCTGTGACGCAGGGGCAGACCACCCAAGGCTGCGGATAATGGCCCTATTGCCAGTtcctggggagagagggttgtgtAGCAGCACAGAGACAAGTATCAGCCTGCAAAATGCTGTTGAATGTGGGAACTGCATGGACCTGGGGAGCAACACCGGCTATTGTCCAAGGTGACCTCTGCAGTGAGAAAATGGGGaactctggtgggaatgtgggtccttgacatcagcacctggggcccaCATAAGCGTGACGGCCAAAGCAATAAACTAGCCTAGTTTTCCAAGGTTTCGGTGTGCATGTCGTTCTTCTTCATGCTTGCGTACCGTGAATGCTAtacatagataataaatattcacaattatcctaggacaaaaaaagtgactttgcaatatGCTGTCAGTCCTTTTGTGCTGTTGAAGCAATCCCTGATTAGACTTTGGAACTTGAGCAATGAACAGGTCCAATCACATGTCTGAATGCATGTCTCAGAGAGCATGCAGTCACTGAGagaggatagttttttttttaaatttttaaaattttcacactataaaccatattgattaagatacatacattttccttcttaaatatatacagtgtcattttctccccccttccctcctcccctccctccctccctacctcccctcccatttatttaaagttcagaatataagatacattaaacccgtcaaacaatgttgtcactcaataaaaataaacaagaaattccactgagtcagttcttttcattc of the Narcine bancroftii isolate sNarBan1 chromosome 4, sNarBan1.hap1, whole genome shotgun sequence genome contains:
- the patz1 gene encoding POZ-, AT hook-, and zinc finger-containing protein 1 isoform X5 — protein: MERAAEQSWNSYTYQVSQHSADMLKKLNGQRKNGGRFCDVVLRVGDESFPAHKAVLAACSDYFESVFGSPVDEAQGRELEMHTISAKVFRDILDFAYTSRIVVRLESFPELMTAAKFLLMRSVIEICQEVIKQSNVQIMVPPARGDMMVFRPANVDFSFALDLAAAAACANGNFVGENGHLQGAGDVKVGSPGAPAPVLPPLQASLPVMDGLVTSPAPPTLVAGQFQAPVNSVGIDHAKAVKRGRGRPRKAPLFDLPLLTAPLAMRDEGFYPCSFCGKVFKNANRLLLHEAQHTGLNVELGSGENQLPGLGDNLLASSSSLDSPRKRGRMRKNVACELCGKAFRDVYHLNRHKLSHSGEKPFECPICHQRFKRKDRMTYHIRSHDGAVGKPYICISCGKGFSRPDHLNGHIKQVHTAERPFKCQTCEASFATKDRLRSHLTCHEEKVPCQVCGKYLRAAYMSDHIKKHNEGPNNICNICNKEKEKIDVIQTKKKVRKRKEQREEMKAECGISISHMCPWSHPLV
- the patz1 gene encoding POZ-, AT hook-, and zinc finger-containing protein 1 isoform X4, with amino-acid sequence MERAAEQSWNSYTYQVSQHSADMLKKLNGQRKNGGRFCDVVLRVGDESFPAHKAVLAACSDYFESVFGSPVDEAQGRELEMHTISAKVFRDILDFAYTSRIVVRLESFPELMTAAKFLLMRSVIEICQEVIKQSNVQIMVPPARGDMMVFRPANVDFSFALDLAAAAACANGNFVGENGHLQGAGDVKVGSPGAPAPVLPPLQASLPVMDGLVTSPAPPTLVAGQFQAPVNSVGIDHAKAVKRGRGRPRKAPLFDLPLLTAPLAMRDEGFYPCSFCGKVFKNANRLLLHEAQHTGLNVELGSGENQLPGLGDNLLASSSSLDSPRKRGRMRKNVACELCGKAFRDVYHLNRHKLSHSGEKPFECPICHQRFKRKDRMTYHIRSHDGAVGKPYICISCGKGFSRPDHLNGHIKQVHTAERPFKCQTCEASFATKDRLRSHLTCHEEKVPCQVCGKYLRAAYMSDHIKKHNEGPNNICNICNKDGEVDGLKCQHQDSQDNSDSFGDLSDISDLKSPLKHDQDESFQCDLNNGKVKIETNAELYAEPKKYACPDCGSVFKSKSYLNKHMLKAHVKPSEGPLNDLSTSLSSPFSPHQNMSLLESFGFQIVQNAFGSTLADPDPDPGTDQEAKQSTENPADQNSNETCSISRFCRTSEVSWVILQASVQTSVLY
- the patz1 gene encoding POZ-, AT hook-, and zinc finger-containing protein 1 isoform X2; translated protein: MERAAEQSWNSYTYQVSQHSADMLKKLNGQRKNGGRFCDVVLRVGDESFPAHKAVLAACSDYFESVFGSPVDEAQGRELEMHTISAKVFRDILDFAYTSRIVVRLESFPELMTAAKFLLMRSVIEICQEVIKQSNVQIMVPPARGDMMVFRPANVDFSFALDLAAAAACANGNFVGENGHLQGAGDVKVGSPGAPAPVLPPLQASLPVMDGLVTSPAPPTLVAGQFQAPVNSVGIDHAKAVKRGRGRPRKAPLFDLPLLTAPLAMRDEGFYPCSFCGKVFKNANRLLLHEAQHTGLNVELGSGENQLPGLGDNLLASSSSLDSPRKRGRMRKNVACELCGKAFRDVYHLNRHKLSHSGEKPFECPICHQRFKRKDRMTYHIRSHDGAVGKPYICISCGKGFSRPDHLNGHIKQVHTAERPFKCQTCEASFATKDRLRSHLTCHEEKVPCQVCGKYLRAAYMSDHIKKHNEGPNNICNICNKGFSTASYLRVHIKTHHGVPLPTSHTSDPCDRRCKPQTQIMIHKQTQSGEMAFHFDRTRSLQDGEVDGLKCQHQDSQDNSDSFGDLSDISDLKSPLKHDQDESFQCDLNNGKVKIETNAELYAEPKKYACPDCGSVFKSKSYLNKHMLKAHVKPSEGPLNDLSTSLSSPFSPHQNMSLLESFGFQIVQNAFGSTLADPDPDPGTDQEAKQSTENPADQNSNETCSISRKEENQICVIAAQDLSL
- the patz1 gene encoding POZ-, AT hook-, and zinc finger-containing protein 1 isoform X3, producing MERAAEQSWNSYTYQVSQHSADMLKKLNGQRKNGGRFCDVVLRVGDESFPAHKAVLAACSDYFESVFGSPVDEAQGRELEMHTISAKVFRDILDFAYTSRIVVRLESFPELMTAAKFLLMRSVIEICQEVIKQSNVQIMVPPARGDMMVFRPANVDFSFALDLAAAAACANGNFVGENGHLQGAGDVKVGSPGAPAPVLPPLQASLPVMDGLVTSPAPPTLVAGQFQAPVNSVGIDHAKAVKRGRGRPRKAPLFDLPLLTAPLAMRDEGFYPCSFCGKVFKNANRLLLHEAQHTGLNVELGSGENQLPGLGDNLLASSSSLDSPRKRGRMRKNVACELCGKAFRDVYHLNRHKLSHSGEKPFECPICHQRFKRKDRMTYHIRSHDGAVGKPYICISCGKGFSRPDHLNGHIKQVHTAERPFKCQTCEASFATKDRLRSHLTCHEEKVPCQVCGKYLRAAYMSDHIKKHNEGPNNICNICNKGFSTASYLRVHIKTHHGVPLPTSHTSDPCDRRCKPQTQIMIHKQTQSGEMAFHFDRTRSLQDGEVDGLKCQHQDSQDNSDSFGDLSDISDLKSPLKHDQDESFQCDLNNGKVKIETNAELYAEPKKYACPDCGSVFKSKSYLNKHMLKAHVKPSEGPLNDLSTSLSSPFSPHQNMSLLESFGFQIVQNAFGSTLADPDPDPGTDQEAKQSTENPADQNSRSIPVIFP
- the patz1 gene encoding POZ-, AT hook-, and zinc finger-containing protein 1 isoform X1 is translated as MERAAEQSWNSYTYQVSQHSADMLKKLNGQRKNGGRFCDVVLRVGDESFPAHKAVLAACSDYFESVFGSPVDEAQGRELEMHTISAKVFRDILDFAYTSRIVVRLESFPELMTAAKFLLMRSVIEICQEVIKQSNVQIMVPPARGDMMVFRPANVDFSFALDLAAAAACANGNFVGENGHLQGAGDVKVGSPGAPAPVLPPLQASLPVMDGLVTSPAPPTLVAGQFQAPVNSVGIDHAKAVKRGRGRPRKAPLFDLPLLTAPLAMRDEGFYPCSFCGKVFKNANRLLLHEAQHTGLNVELGSGENQLPGLGDNLLASSSSLDSPRKRGRMRKNVACELCGKAFRDVYHLNRHKLSHSGEKPFECPICHQRFKRKDRMTYHIRSHDGAVGKPYICISCGKGFSRPDHLNGHIKQVHTAERPFKCQTCEASFATKDRLRSHLTCHEEKVPCQVCGKYLRAAYMSDHIKKHNEGPNNICNICNKGFSTASYLRVHIKTHHGVPLPTSHTSDPCDRRCKPQTQIMIHKQTQSGEMAFHFDRTRSLQDGEVDGLKCQHQDSQDNSDSFGDLSDISDLKSPLKHDQDESFQCDLNNGKVKIETNAELYAEPKKYACPDCGSVFKSKSYLNKHMLKAHVKPSEGPLNDLSTSLSSPFSPHQNMSLLESFGFQIVQNAFGSTLADPDPDPGTDQEAKQSTENPADQNSNETCSISRFCRTSEVSWVILQASVQTSVLY